The genomic window GGGGAAACGCTGGTCACGGGTGGATAGTCCTAGGTACAGAAGAATCATTAGCTTAACCGAAGGATTTGTTACGCCTGATCCAGTTTTTGGCAAATGGCGGCGAATCTGCCACTCATGCATATACGTGATTGGCCCCGCGCTGAACGCCCGCGCGAAAAACTGCTCGCACGCGGCGTGGCCGCACTTTCCGATGCTGAACTGCTGGCGATTTTCCTTGGCTCGGGGCTGCCCGGCCGGGACGCGGTGCAGACCGCGCGCGAACTGCTGCTCGGCCACGGCCCGCTGCGGGCGCTGCTGGACCGCAGTGCCCCGCAGCTGGCCAAACTGCCGGGGCTGGGCCCGGCCCGCGCCTGCCAGCTCAGTGCGGCGCTGGAACTGGGCCGGCGCCACCTGGCCGCAGAGCTGGAACGCGGCCAGGCGCTGACCGACCCGGCCGCCGCCGGCCGCTATTTCTCCCAGCGCCTGCGCCATCGGTCGCAGGAGGTGTTCGCGGTGCTGTACCTGGACAACCGCCATCGGGCGCTGGCCTTCGAGGAGTTATCCACAGGCACCGTGGACAGCGCCGAGGTCCATCCGCGCGAAGTGGTGCGGCAGGCGCTGGCGCACAACGCGGCGGCGCTGATCATTGGCCACAACCACCCGTCCGGGAACCCTGAACCGTCTGCGGCCGACCGCGCCATCACCGAACGGCTGCGTCAGGCGCTGGCGCTGGTGGACATCCGTCTGCTGGACCATTTCGTGATCGGCGATGGCGCGCCGGTGTCATTGGCGGCGCGCGGTTGGGTATGAACAGGCGGACGTACCGGCGTTCGGACGAAATACGGCGTTCTTCGGCTGGCCCGAGCCCGGTGAGGCCCACTGCATTAGAACGGCTGCCGGGTCCACAAACCTGATCTTTCTGTTTTTTTGACATTCCTGACCCCCCGCCTGACGCCCTTGGGGCGGCCGTGCCGCAGGTCAGGTAAAATGGTCAGTTCCGCGCTTCAAGCAGAATAGTCACGTGAAACCCCAACTCCGCGCCCTCATCGGCCAAGGCATCGAAGCCTTGCGCGCCAACGGCACTTTGCCTGCCGACACCCTGCCGCCGGATTTCGTGGTCGAACGACCCAAGACCCGCGAACACGGTGATTTCGCCACCAACGCCGCCATGCTGCTGGCCAAGGCTGCGCGCAGCAACCCGCGCGCCGTTGCGCAGGCCCTGGTGGCCGCGTTGCCGGTCAGCGACGACATCGTCAATGTCGAGATCGCAGGCCCTGGCTTCATCAATTTCAAACTCTCGCCGGTGGCCTACCAGCGCGAAGTGGTCAGCGTGCTCA from Stenotrophomonas nitritireducens includes these protein-coding regions:
- the radC gene encoding RadC family protein, which gives rise to MHIRDWPRAERPREKLLARGVAALSDAELLAIFLGSGLPGRDAVQTARELLLGHGPLRALLDRSAPQLAKLPGLGPARACQLSAALELGRRHLAAELERGQALTDPAAAGRYFSQRLRHRSQEVFAVLYLDNRHRALAFEELSTGTVDSAEVHPREVVRQALAHNAAALIIGHNHPSGNPEPSAADRAITERLRQALALVDIRLLDHFVIGDGAPVSLAARGWV